The genomic DNA GGAAGAGCACCCCCACacaatacacacacacacacacacacatatatatatatatatatatattgtgtgtgtgtaaaGTTGGGATTATTTTTCACAACCAATTTGAAATGAGCCCACAAACTATGAATTTGACAAGcatctattttattaaattatccTTGATTAATTTGATGACCATGTGTTGTGTATAAAAGATAAAAGCGATATAAAAAGagttataaaattctaaatggAATTGCATATTTGTCCAAAGCAATTAAGCACCACACATTTCTTTAATTCCCATGGCAGTTCCCGttagattttataaatttaactGTGAATAGATTATCAtgttaattgaaattgaaaatgaagTTATACTATATTTAAATGATGTAACATGTAATTAAGGATTATTAAATGAATGTTCGAATAGaattataatatatagcattactctaatttTAACATTAAAGAGGCCAGGGTGGATGGGTTTGAGACTTAACAACAAAGTCGTAATAATGTACATCACCTCGAGCCAGGGAAAAGAAACAGCCATTGCACTCAGACAAGCAAGCAGGAGGAGTTTTGAGAACAGACCACCCATCTTCGAATCTTCAACCAAATTTTCGTATACTACTTGGCAAACATTATTTTcttgtcttatttttatattattatctttGGCCATCCAGATCCAAGCTCCCAGGTTGTCCTGAAATGCTGTTAGGTTGGGATGACTTCTTGTTAATTAACTGCAGGCCGGCATGCACTGGATACTAATAGATCCTCCCTACGTGAAACTCTACCTATTAGTATTTGTGCCAGCTTGTAGGGTGGACGTGTAGCTGAGACGAGCTGGAGGCTCAATTTGCCGTTTGTCTGACCGACTTTCAACTACTATAAAACGGCATGTCAAGctgcagtatatatatatatatatatatatatatatatatatatctttgttaTGAGAATTTGTAATAGGATAATTTGGGTAGGTTATTAGAAGTAACCAAGGGCCAAGGCATCTTTCAATAACTCATGtttgtaaataaattaacttcGCTAAAGATTTTTGTTAACattataatacccttattctcttaaaaattaaaataaaaagttaataaaataaatagcaaaattttttttgtttaaaagaaaattaattttttcttttaatatatttttatatttctttttattaagaGCTACACATGTCACCATTTTATTAGTGTTTACATGACATCTAACAGAATTcgtcaaatattttaatagaatttgattctagggattaaattatttttttggcatatccaGAGGACCTCTGAGTTCACTTTCATACGACATtgagcaatttgtaatttaggtcaactacatggtttgattttgcatttatctctattttttataccacactagagatttgtaatttaagctaactataatgactaattttttatttatcccaaaaaaactttttttttgttcaaacaaAGTTAagttaagttttattttattttattttattttttcattttgagagaataagggtattataggaatatatataataaaaaagtggcTTTTTTGggacactttggtagtttgatgtaccaTTTTAGCACACTTTAAACTTCATAGGGTTGTTTTAAAAACAGTTGTTAGTTGAGAaggattttttatatttttctctaaatctaatcttaataaaactaatcttaaaataaggtctaatatttaattatataattctACTCAATTACAACTTGTAACTTCTCTCAACATTACATTAATAGTAACAAATTAAAGCCATCTTTTTACCAATAAGCCCATGTCTACAAATACAAGACACATACTAAACAAATAGTTTGTGCAAATCAAACCAACACTATTGTAATCAATATATCTTCAATTAATTAACTTCTCCATTAGAATCATCAAAGTCTTCGATCCAAGTGAGGTATGGTCCTTTACAAGTGGGCATATTAGCAGGGGGCGGGGGGATACTTGTCTCAGGTGTGTCACCATTCTTCACTATCATTACAGTATTCATGCCCCAGCTAAGATGTCGATCAAAATGGCAGTGCCAAAACCATACACCTGGCATAAACCATCAAATGTAagtaaaaattaatgttaatttttttttcttccccaaagTTAAAGAGCTTACCAGGATTACTTGCTTTGAATCTGATGGTAACCCATCCATTCTTTGGGACTCCTATAGTAGCCACTTCAAGTGGATCGACCAAGTTATAGGTTTGGGGGTCAATCGAATCATTGAAATTGCCATAACCTGATCCAACCACGTAAAAGCTATACCCATGCATGTGCATTGGATGATTCTCTGAAGCATTCAATACCTCAGTCCCTTGAAAAGTTATTTCCACCTCTTCATTATAGTTTAACACCTTAGTTTTGGTCCCCTGAATCGGCACTGTAGTATTGAACGGCAAATCATCCTGAGTGAAGTTGAACAAAGATGGAGGCCAGTTTGGAAAATCTGTGGTGTAAACTCCACTCAAGTTCCTGCGCATTTTTTGAAACAATGAGTACATtataaacagaaaaagaaaattgaagagtgagaatatatatatacctgtaaTAGGCCTGCAATACATCAGTAGTCGGGTTGACAAAACTTATGTTGTTTAAGCTTGAAGAAAGCTTATTTCCATTTATCCCAGCACATGATTCATTTGGACAGAGAATCTGGTTCATAGAAACTGTGatatacattttggtagttacATTCAGTGGGACGTTTACTGGGTGATCTGTGCTTGCTAAGCTCCTAAGGCGGTCCAAAAATCTGTCGGCAGAACGAAAGTCCTCATAGGAAGGAAGGGTGGAAGGATAGGTTGGATAATTTGGGGCAGTATAGTTGCCACTGTACATAAGAATTGCTGTAGCATTTGTTTGATCGTAGTTTGTAACATCTGGCCTGGCGCTGTCATATTGTCTTATGGCAACGTAGTAGTGGCTCAAAGATTGGTTTGTTGTTAGCAAGACGTCCATGGTTTGTCCGGGGCTCAACACTAAATAATCGCTGAGAATGGGTTTTACGTAGTTCCCATCCATCCCGACAACTGTGAGGCTGTGGTTAGCAATTCCAAAGAAGAGTTCTGCATTCATGGCTGCATTAACTATCCGGACAAGATATGTCTTCTCATAATCAACCACCCAACGGTACGTTGATTCTGTAACAtgtaacaaaaacaaaacattaatcGTGTTAAGTATAATAACGAGCTTGTACCCCGTGCAATGTAAgggttgtttttaaaaatgataggacagaaaagaataataataattagtgaatgtataaatgacaaaaaaaaaaaaaaaggcattgaGAGAGaagtttatttaaaatactttcaaagagAGAACTTTGAAAATCATAGTTTGGAGTCACATATATTTCcatgaaactgatcaaataaactttgtgcaaccatcaacttctataggaaagAGTTTTGAAATGTTGTTGCCGTATAAGGAGAGACATgagtttagagtgagagagattgaCATGATTTAGGGTAAGAGAGATAATGTGTGTGAATAAAACGAAAGgtcaaaagaaattaattaagaaaaatttgtgttttaataaagggagagataCAATCTCTAcataatctctaatttaaattcgtgtttggtacaaaaaaattctaaagaaacaaactaaagataatcaattcacaattgctaaaaatttatacataaaagcacaaagatacattcatctcAAATATCTCATACCTTAATCATAGTTCGGAGTCGCATATATTTCtatgaaactgatcaaataaactttgtgcaactgtcaacttctataggaaagTGTTTTGAAACATTGTTGCCGTAGAAGGAGAGGGTGAATTTAGAGTAAGAGAGACCGacgtgatttagggtgagagagataaatgtgagttaataaaacgaaaggtcaaaaggaattaattaaggaaaaattgtgttttaataaagggagggatattaatgcattaagacacttaatttattaaaaaaaaatcgtgatttagggtgagagagataaacgtgagttaataaaaagaaaggtcaaaaggaattaattaaggaaaaatcgtacacttaattcattaaaaaaaatagaaaaaggaaaaactcatttcaatatttgcacggttcaattattaaaaattatgagtaaaaaaatttactcataaaaaaatttagagtgagagagattaACGTGATTTAGGGtaagagagataaatgtgaattaataaaacgaaaggtcaaaatgaattaattaaagaaaaattatgttttaataaagggagagatattaatgcattaagacccttaatttattaaaaaaaaaaattgtgatttaggGTAAGAGAGATAAACgtaagttaataaaaagaaaggtcaaaaggaattaattaagaaaaaatcgtacacttaattcattaaaaaaaatagaaaaaggaaaaaccctttcaatatttgcacggttcaattattaaaaatcatgagtaaaaaaattaaaaatttaaagaaaatattgttggtgtgaaaaaaaaaaaaggttataatttcatttatattatttgtttccttatttgattcggacattaataatacttaatttaactcttaaaatataatcaacacaattaattaagctaattaatgaccagaggtaaaaataaaaaaaagggttcagatattaaaaacatggatacgtgtcgcaattctaagcactctcagatattaaaaacatagacacatgtcgcaattctgAGCACTCTCTAcatcaaaactcggcttttatatatatatatatatatgatatatgattagATATGTAAGGAATTGGCATTTTGCGTACACACtgtaattataaatttaattatgtaCCTTGAGAGCATGGTAATAAGTCTCCCGGTTGGCCGTTGATGACATAAGAATTTGACCGCGGAGTGTCTGCTCCGGTTTCTAGGTCCTCGGCAACTAACGAGTTAATGTCTTCGATATACCAAGATCCTGCATTTACAATGTATATATGTGGAATAAGATTAGTAGAGGTTTTAATTACTAAATTGGGTTACAAAAAATGTCTCCAATCACGTGTTTCTTAATTagggttaacaattttttatataatttaccAATTATACTTGAGACACAAACACAAATTTGTCACCAgtttgattaaattaattggtttagggttaacctatatagtcttataccatGTTTCGACACGATTCGAACCCGATATACGAACACGAATTGCCACTGTATGCTGACCTTAAACATGTAAGAAGTACATGCCActaaaaaattttgtaatttttttatatgttatgaATTGAAACACATGACAATTTTTTGAATTGGAAGAACTTTCCCCAACTTAgttaaaagataataaaaattaaggggaacttctgtagcaccccagatttttaaagtcttattttagagatattaatttgatgctattaatgttcatattaggtaatgacatttactttgaggttgagatatttattgatgatattaggtaataatatttattcttgaggaatttattagatcttatgaatattattggaatgaatattgatttgaggttattatatcatgatgatgattttatattgattattttattgggagatttaagagatatgataattgatgattgattggtataatttggagtatgattgtaataattggtgatataataagATAGTatatggtaggtataaggatggtagaataagaaggtagaatagtatatggttggtgaaatagtatagggttggtggaatagtgtagggttggtggaatagtgtagggttggtgaaatagtatagggttggtggaatagtgtagggttggtggaatagtatagggttggtgaaatagtatttgattttctcctataaatagagctcttctccttcacaattttcacaactcatctccgctcccatctcttgcatatattcttcattcttccgctttttactcggtctttcttctttctaagagtgtttaagagagagagagagagagaaagtcagtgaagggattgttatgggtatggaccaactgcagcagaacgggtttcaagtaattacctttgatgatccattcatgtaatccactttaagtattcttacttactgagtatgatattgatatccaataatacggatttttgtggttttataacttgtctagcattttactatatatgattcaacaatgatttatattatcggaaatcaattgactcactacttcacagtttttgtagtgcttgcaggaatggaaaatcaaggtaattatgcagttgtgattagagattcatattgagatgtacagagatttcaagttggttaagttttgtctagagtttagactgtcggatagatttgtataaatgccttgtacgacatagctttgggtatttttgtataaagaaaagtattttaacagtatacttttgtattgataattacagttttccgctatatgagatgagGTCGTTACAACTTCACTGAAAACCTTCGAACTTCCACTCGTTTTGAAATatcccccctaaacttcaaattctctcaatttagttccctgaactttcaattgctctcaatttggactcatccgtcaatttttgccgttaaaaatacaaaaaaagaccaaaatatccttgatttttgtttttttttttaaataaaaaaacgttttggaagtttgaattttatacaaaagtcaggggtataaacgtcatgtaacatttaaaatctgacggaggggttcaaattgagagcaattgaaaattcaggagactaaatttagagattttaaagtttatgggggtatttcaaaacgggtggaagttcaggagTCTTCagtgaaattttccctaaaaattaaCCTACTTTCTTAGCATGGTGATTTAGTAGGAGCAGAGATTCACTAACACAGGCAGAATTTTACCAGTTTTACACCACTatatctttctatatatatatatataggatactATTTGACAATTAGTAAAGATAAGAAAGATTCCTAATGCTTAATTTGCTAGATAAATGATTCATATAAGTTAATGTACCGAGTACGAAAATTTCTTCATCGTCGGGCTTTGGATATGGATAAGTCATTCCTTCAATGGGATAAATAACAATGGCGCCATGAACACTGGATCTGGTCCAGTCGCTATGAGCATGCCACCAAAGAGTTCCTTCCTCAGTACTTAGAATGACCTCGTACGTGAAGTTCGAACCTGGTTCGATTGGACACTGTGTGATATACTCTGGACCATCTGACCATGGGTTTCTCGGTTGTTTGATTCCGTGCCTGTGAGAACATATATCATATTGCATTTATTAATTAGTCGATGGGTatcattatattaattttgggaaaaatataaaaaatcctcctaaactaccagccgtttgtAATATAGTTCCTCAATGTTCAAAAGATATTAAAGTAgcctcctaaactaccaaaatgtatcaaaaatgctactttttttttatattcctataatacccatattcttttaacaaataaaataataaaataattgtaaaaaaaaaccaacaaatttttaaaaataaaacaaaaaccaaggggcgaataaaaaaaaaaaagttttttggaataaataataaataattagtcactgtagttggcctaaattacaaattgcttcatttcatactaaagtaaaatcaaaggtacggttcttgagatattccaaaaaaaaaaaaaaaaaaagttattaaagtagcccatcaaactaccaaattgattttactttaatactacatgaagcaatttgtaatttaggccaactatagtgactgattatttatttattccaaaaaatatatatatattttttgtatttattcgcccactgtttttttttttctaaaaaattgtttggtttttttacaattattttattattttatttgttaaaagaatatgggtattataggaatataaaaaaataagtggcattttttatacattttggtagtttgggaggctactttagtacattttgaacattgagaggctatattgcaaatgactgaTAATTTGgaaggcttttttatatttttcccttaagtttttttttttttttttttttttttttttttttttcgaatttagtCACACAATCCTTTTATTAATGTACATGTGTAATTATTTGATCATAATCTTCAATATTGTCACtattatcatcatcatattTAAATTAGTATGGTTAGTTTAATACAATTACCCTCTTATTACTAGTGATCATGGCGGATagaaaaatcattaa from Corylus avellana chromosome ca6, CavTom2PMs-1.0 includes the following:
- the LOC132184019 gene encoding laccase-14-like encodes the protein MGLFSKLIWLACLTASFFCMVRGDAHHYDFLLREKNFMRLCSTKSMLVVNDSFPGPVIYVHKGDTVFVNVHNQGNYGVTIHWHGIKQPRNPWSDGPEYITQCPIEPGSNFTYEVILSTEEGTLWWHAHSDWTRSSVHGAIVIYPIEGMTYPYPKPDDEEIFVLGSWYIEDINSLVAEDLETGADTPRSNSYVINGQPGDLLPCSQESTYRWVVDYEKTYLVRIVNAAMNAELFFGIANHSLTVVGMDGNYVKPILSDYLVLSPGQTMDVLLTTNQSLSHYYVAIRQYDSARPDVTNYDQTNATAILMYSGNYTAPNYPTYPSTLPSYEDFRSADRFLDRLRSLASTDHPVNVPLNVTTKMYITVSMNQILCPNESCAGINGNKLSSSLNNISFVNPTTDVLQAYYRNLSGVYTTDFPNWPPSLFNFTQDDLPFNTTVPIQGTKTKVLNYNEEVEITFQGTEVLNASENHPMHMHGYSFYVVGSGYGNFNDSIDPQTYNLVDPLEVATIGVPKNGWVTIRFKASNPGVWFWHCHFDRHLSWGMNTVMIVKNGDTPETSIPPPPANMPTCKGPYLTWIEDFDDSNGEVN